Genomic segment of Citrus sinensis cultivar Valencia sweet orange chromosome 7, DVS_A1.0, whole genome shotgun sequence:
tttgattGGGTATCATTTGAGTAGTAAAGAGTATAatgtttgttttgatttgatgaATGAATCGATTGGTCGAGGTAATGGTTTGGACCCGATTTTGGTTTCGAAATTAGGGTTTATACAGATGCAAGTTGGGGATTTAGAGGGGGCAAAGAAGTCGTTTAATCGAGTGGAGGAAATGTTAAACGAGGGGAAATTTGAGGATGGGTTGCTGAGTGAAGTTGAGTTTAGGAACCTTGTCAGTAGAAATAAGGCATTGATTTATTTGGTGGGGAAAGATTATGTATCTGCGGTGAGAGAGTATGAGGAGTGTATAGAGAGGGATTATAATGATATTGTGGCGATTAATAATAAGGCGTTGTGTTTGATGTACTTGAGGGATTTGTCGGATTCGATTAAGGTGCTGGAAAATGCGCTTGAGAGAGTGCCGACAGTGGCGTTGAATGAGACTTTGGTGGTGAATTTGTGTAGTATGTATGAGCTGGCATATGTCAACCATTCAGATATTAAGAGGACACTGAGTAGTTGGATTGGGAGAGTTGCTCctgatgattttgattcttCGTGTACGAGGATTTGAGGTAGTTTGATGTTTGTATCTAAAATTCATGGTTTTACTAAGGTTGAACTGTTAGCTTGTGGTACACATTATTTGTTCAGCTTAATCCAAGATATTCAAGCCCTTCCTTATA
This window contains:
- the LOC102630369 gene encoding uncharacterized protein LOC102630369, translated to MTESPPVCQNPSRFTDPLTNEFGSLNDLVPDLASLQDLATRGSWRTIIDNVSRARSQSLLTQPHHHLTYLAYNTLALMKLRRFDEAQQELDSLEDFNSSGYQYETYPHIYPNRTGSMVPFSLRWLYAVLPIKLSNRQVGLDRFYELLDFVREKLARKLAEKLEESVKSWKKREIFVLNCLIGYHLSSKEYNVCFDLMNESIGRGNGLDPILVSKLGFIQMQVGDLEGAKKSFNRVEEMLNEGKFEDGLLSEVEFRNLVSRNKALIYLVGKDYVSAVREYEECIERDYNDIVAINNKALCLMYLRDLSDSIKVLENALERVPTVALNETLVVNLCSMYELAYVNHSDIKRTLSSWIGRVAPDDFDSSCTRI